Within Cucumis melo cultivar AY chromosome 4, USDA_Cmelo_AY_1.0, whole genome shotgun sequence, the genomic segment TGCCCTTCCCCCTTTACCCACATGGCCCCCTACCTCCCCCACTTATCTCTATTTATCCTATTCCTGTcagatatttatatatatatatatagatatagatatagatatagatataattttcaagaattttgaatAATAAAGTTACCTGTTGAGGAAAAACGGTGTCGAATAATCTGTGGTTGAGCTTGAGGAGGATAATTGAAGGAAGAAGCTTCAAATTGAGGAggtggaggaggaggagaataGTAGACATATGAAGGAGGAGGTAGTAATAGTCGAGGATGATGATGTGACTGTGAAGGATTTGGAAATGTTGTTCCTCTTGATGAATACCCATAATAATATGGAGTTTGTTGATACATTTGTGGCTGTTGAACTTGTGGGTTGTACACTGCCTGTTCAAACACAACCATTTTTTGTAAGTTATGGTTCTCATGCTCACCAactgtttgatgaaatgtcccaatgaaaaagaaaattaaaaaaaaaaaaaaaaaaaaagaaaaaatagggtttttgtattgtttataagaggaaaaggaaagagGCTAACTTGATGGTGGTGGTGGTACCCATAATCTGGACTGTAAGCTGGGTATCtgcaaaacaaaaccaaattaaTTGATATTGTTAATTAGTGTGTAGAATaatattaaaagtatatatGCATGATTTGTGTTTGGTGGGTCAGTTGTACAGTTGTGTAGTGGTTTTGGGTTTGTTGATTGGTGGGTGGGGGAGGAGCTGTTTGGTTTCTTTCTACATTGTCAGTAGTTcaggtaataataataataataaaaaaaaaaaaaaaacttggcTGACAAATCACAGTGATTATAGTTTTTGACTCATTATGACCACATTGAGGATAATACCTCAAAAATCAATAACTCACAACCACTTCTACTTTCTCATTCAAACCTTCCTTCTACCTCTAGGGATGAAAATATCACTAACTCACATTACCCTTGTTTGGTCTCTTTCTCTAAGCTTCTTTCAACTAAAATCAACACTCATCTCTTTATATAATAACCATTGACTTATACTAACAAAGTctcccaaagaaaaaaaaaaactatatcaTATTATTTGGGTTTAGGAAAACAACAACATTTTAATGTTATCAATTATGACAACCAACAAAGAAAGTTAATACTGAAAATTTTCTAGTGATAGTTTGGACCACTACTcacattaaaaattaaatttctgCATAATATATATCACCTCGGTGAACATAGTTTAGTTTTGGGTGATGGAAATTTTTTACCTTTTACTATAGAAAGTTACTATGtttgtatatattataaataagagatgaaagaagaattGATGATGTATATGCACttgtaattattataattattaagatAGGAAAGGGTTGCATGAAGTCCCACATGAGTCCATGTGTTTCTCATCATAAACCCAATTCCTACTCTAACATAAATCTTTCTCTTTGATAAAATCAATAATCCCaatctttcatttttaatttcGATTTTCATATCCTAGAAGCAATTTTAGTTTAACGGTAATTAATATATACGACCTTATATTCTTTAGAAGTTAAAAGCTTCAATCTTTTATccaaatgataataataaaatgaactAACCCGTATGGTGAATATACGACCGGGGGTGCAGGTGGAGGCGGTGGAGGAATGGGTGGTTGGTTTAGCGGGGATGGGACTCCGCCATAGGAGGGTGATGCTTGTGCCTGCATTGTATTTCCTTGATATGGATTTACACTACTTTGCCCTCGTCCTAAGTACAAACAGACTTTGTTTAGAAAAAGTACAAACCAAGGATAAtcataacaataacaatagagagagagagagattgtaAACAAAGTAAATTAGCAACCTCGTGGAGGGGAAGGCCGAGGTCGACCCAATGCAGCAATGTTACAATTTGCACGTCTTCCATCGATTATTGGGTTGGGATTGGCACAAGCTCTTCTTGCAGATTCAGGGTCACGAAATGTTACCTGTAATAACTTAAACAAATCACGTCTAATGAAAACACTCAAAGAAagggaagagagagagagagagagagagagttagaaaagagagagagatagagagagaagaCTTACGAATCCATAGCCTTTAGATTTGGAGGTGTTTTTATCAGTGATAATAACAGCTTCAAGAATGTCACCAAATTGTTCAAAATAAGTTCGCATTTGGTCAGTGGGAGTTTCCCAAGCAAGACCACCAACAAAGACTTTAGTGAAAGTTGTATCTCCAAATTGAGATCGGTAATGTGGATAATTAGCCATGCCCTAAGAAACAAACCTCCTCtttctgtttcttcttcttcttcttcttcttcttcttctacttcttgTTGATGATTTTTTCTGTTATTATTCCTGATCTGCTGcatcaaatatatataactaaaaACCACTAAAATGGGATTTTGTGTGTTCTtggattactttttttttttttttttttttttttttgactcaATGATATTGAATTGATTTTGTTGGAGTGAGGGGAAACTCCATTTTGTTgcagaggaaaaagaagaaagattggagtAAGAATGGAGAAAAAAATGGTGAGAGTGGCACACACGGTTTAAGCCGTTGGTGGTGgttgatataatatattttgattataaaaaatttataaatagaaaagaaaagaaaagaaaagaaaaaagaaatatccGACAGGTGCAAACTCTAATTTGCTGGATGGGGAGGTGGAAGAAGTGGGTTGGTGGGTGATGTAATAGGAGATGACAGGTGAGTGAGAGAATTGCTCCTCTGTCTTGCCATTAAAATTCCCACTCTCCCCATCAAAATAATGCCTTcccctccccctccccctccctCTCTATTTATCATTCTTCTCTTCCCAcctacatatatatacatacatacatacatacatacatatatatatatatatatatatatatacacatagaTCAATTAATCATTCGGTTTAACTCTcgaaagttttaaaaaaatgtcgTCGGTTTAGATTTTTTGCGAAAAATCAACAGTGATTGAATCATTTTATCTCCGATCGATTACCTTGAGTTGGATAGTTTAGGATAGTCGACACGATTTATTGGTCTATCATGCTCACCCTTAATTATACTTGCTTGGGTTACCGATCATTTAAATATGGATAAGAAATGATAAATATGGTAAAAATAGGGAAAGAGGAGAATACataagaaataataaatattttaacgaAAAGGGACTTAAAATAGTAATTATCTAACCTAACTGTACTTTACGATTGTGAAGAATATCGGTTTTATTAGAGCCCCCAACATCGAATTGTATCctttaatatttgttttttttcttccaatttaTTACATATGTTCTAAAATCCAATGACTTTAATTATACaactttataaatatatataataaaatagacAGAAATATGAAAGTTTAGATATATCGAAATTTGTTCGAAGGGAAGTTAtaaatttgatgtttttttaaaaaaagaaaaagaaaaagaaaaatgtggtCAATCATTAGTAGAGTAGCATATGATATAAAATGATTATAAAGTTTGAGTAAAGTAAATAGgggaagaaatgaaaaaagaataaaaaatgaagaaacaTTGGGAGTATTTTTATTTGGAATTAGTTTTGGTTATAGACAATAAAATAATCATATATTTGAtgttatcattattattattattattattattattaatgagaAATGATCTGGTGCTTCGCTTTTGACAGCTTATTATTTCTGTTTAATAAATCATAAAATTGTCTTCTCCCTCAATTTacattcttcttttcttttttaatcgtcattgttttttaaaatagcaaaattttagatgtGATTAATGACAGTGTCTATCGATGTCATTGATAGAAGTATATTAATGTCtatcaatatttattatttaaaaaatctaaaattttgttatattttgtaaatatttttgttaaatttactatttttgacGATTTTTCTTGTATCAATTTAGACTATAGATTTACATAAATGTCTCAATCTAAACTGTctattatgttttttatttttatttgaacaCCCTTATGAATTGTTAAGGTTTATATATGAAAGTTTCAAGTTTTaatacatttatgaaagtttaaactttaaattgaCACGACTATTAGTTAAGTGTTTAAATTGATGTAACTTTCAAACCAGTATAAATTGATGCGTgtcctaatatatatatatatatatatatatatatatatatatatatatatatatatatatatatatatatatatatatatatatatatatatatatatatatatatatatatatatatatacacacaaagCATAACTTATTTGGTTGAATTGGTAATTAATTAACAAAGAAAATTAttagtattatatatatatatatagctaaAATGAGCTAAAATTAGAATGAAATGGACCCACTTGGATTAGGCAATATCATATCCTATACTCTTTTGTAATGTCCAACAAATGGGTTTGGACAATATTTTTGGGATGGGATTCTTActcttctttttcctctctAAACTTCAACCCTAaaatcttctctcttttttcttgtttttcttt encodes:
- the LOC103503700 gene encoding uncharacterized protein LOC103503700; translation: MANYPHYRSQFGDTTFTKVFVGGLAWETPTDQMRTYFEQFGDILEAVIITDKNTSKSKGYGFVTFRDPESARRACANPNPIIDGRRANCNIAALGRPRPSPPRGRGQSSVNPYQGNTMQAQASPSYGGVPSPLNQPPIPPPPPPAPPVVYSPYGYPAYSPDYGYHHHHQAVYNPQVQQPQMYQQTPYYYGYSSRGTTFPNPSQSHHHPRLLLPPPSYVYYSPPPPPPQFEASSFNYPPQAQPQIIRHRFSSTDSQTSQQTTTEAEVGGVVSDQSPTT